A single region of the Paludibacter jiangxiensis genome encodes:
- a CDS encoding YybH family protein yields the protein MKNQDDIKATVATKAQKNEEEVAAHIIAMEKAALDQWGNGNPDGFLDISAPDVVYFDPFVEKRLDGIDELRALYDSIRGQVYMDRYELLNPHVQATDSMAVLTFNFEGYVNETVHRWNCTEVYRREETGEWKIVQTHWSLVKPQLK from the coding sequence ATGAAAAATCAGGATGACATCAAGGCGACAGTTGCTACAAAAGCACAAAAAAATGAGGAGGAAGTAGCTGCACACATTATTGCAATGGAAAAAGCAGCTCTCGACCAATGGGGGAATGGAAATCCGGACGGTTTTCTGGATATTTCGGCCCCGGATGTGGTTTATTTTGATCCTTTCGTTGAAAAACGGTTGGACGGAATTGACGAGTTAAGGGCTTTGTATGACAGCATCAGAGGGCAGGTGTATATGGATCGGTACGAGTTACTGAACCCGCATGTGCAGGCTACCGACTCGATGGCTGTGCTTACGTTCAATTTCGAAGGATATGTAAATGAAACGGTGCACAGATGGAACTGTACCGAAGTATATCGTCGGGAGGAAACTGGAGAGTGGAAAATTGTGCAGACGCATTGGTCGTTGGTGAAACCTCAATTGAAATAA